A single region of the Branchiostoma lanceolatum isolate klBraLanc5 chromosome 1, klBraLanc5.hap2, whole genome shotgun sequence genome encodes:
- the LOC136444157 gene encoding sodium-dependent serotonin transporter-like, with product MEYNNPAFDRADTTGWYGQETDMAKVSATSSPSHREARGLAPPSRLNPTPADGDLGKVSLAEAGTDAAAEGGEERETWSKKIDFLLSVIGFAVDLGNVWRFPYICHRNGGGAFLVPYFIMVIFGGIPLCYMEMSLGQYHRLGPLKIWSKICPLFKGMGYAMILVGMYTSFYYNTIIAWAVFYFFSSFTSELPWTSCNNTWNTDNCTQFGVDTWRNNSVSAATEFLVRNVYEYQNSNGLSELGYIRWQIALCLALVFVIVYFSLWKGIHMSGKVVWVTATLPYVLLLILMVRGVMLPGAKRGILYFLTPKWETLARPSVWWDAAAQVFFSLGPGFGVLITLSSYNRFHNNTCRDAVATSLMNCLASLLSGFVIFSVLGYISVTQDREIETIAVGGPGLLFEVYAEAIASMDGATGWALIFFFMLINLGVDSTFGGLETVITSLSDEYPRVLRRHRELFVLGLMIVCYTGALVTTTNGGVLVVHLMDTFAANTSITIVVLLEVTIVCWIYGTDRLSCEMREMMGTKPALPWRICWTFICPIILAITIVLGLVYYESPVYGDYVYPGWAVGVGWGITGSSLVCIPLYAMYKFIITPGTLQQRARLLLFMEDSEEAQTTEIAENGRPSPVEFNKGLVALPNSNV from the exons ATGGAATATAACAACCCCGCGTTCGATCGGGCCGACACTACGGGCTGGTACGGACAGGAGACGGACATGGCTAAG GTGTCGGCAACGTCGTCGCCGTCTCATCGCGAGGCCCGCGGCCTGGCGCCGCCCTCCCGGCTCAACCCGACCCCGGCAGACGGGGACCTGGGGAAGGTCTCCCTGGCCGAGGCCGGGACGGACGCCGCCGCTGAGGgaggagaggagagagagacgTGGTCGAAGAAAATCGACTTCCTGCTGTCCGTCATCGGTTTCGCCGTGGACTTGGGGAACGTCTGGCGCTTTCCGTACATCTGTCACCGCAACGGCGGAG gtgcgtTCCTCGTCCCTTACTTTATCATGGTGATATTCGGTGGAATCCCTCTGTGCTACATGGAGATGTCGCTGGGACAGTACCATCGCCTCGGTCCGCTCAAGATATGGAGCAAGATCTGCCCTCTTTTCAAAG GAATGGGTTATGCCATGATACTTGTGGGGATGTACACATCCTTCTACTACAACACGATCATCGCTTGGGCTGTCTTCTACTTCTTCAG TTCATTCACTTCAGAGCTACCCTGGACGAGCTGTAATAACACATGGAACACGGACAACTGTACACAATTCGGCGTCGACACCTGGCGGAACAACTCTGTCTCTGCAGCCACTGAGTTTCTCGT GAGAAACGTCTACGAGTACCAGAACTCCAACGGCCTGAGTGAGCTGGGGTACATCCGCTGGCAGATCGCGCTCTGCCTGGCCCTGGTCTTTGTCATCGTGTACTTCAGTTTGTGGAAGGGGATCCACATGTCTGGAAAG GTAGTCTGGGTAACTGCAACCCTCCCGTACGTTCTACTCCTGATCCTGATGGTCCGAGGCGTGATGCTGCCAGGTGCGAAGAGGGGAATCCTGTACTTCCTCACACCGAAATGGGAGACCCTGGCCAGACCATCG GTGTGGTGGGACGCAGCTGCGCAGGTGTTCTTCTCGCTGGGACCTGGGTTCGGGGTGTTGATCACTCTATCCAGCTACAACCGCTTCCACAACAACACCTGCAG AGACGCCGTGGCCACCAGTCTAATGAACTGTCTAGCCAGCCTGCTGTCGGGTTTTGTCATCTTCTCTGTACTGGGGTACATCTCTGTCACACAGGACAGGGAAATAGAGACCATAGCTGTAGGAG GTCCAGGCCTGTTGTTCGAGGTGTACGCCGAGGCCATCGCCAGTATGGACGGCGCCACGGGCTGGGCactcatcttcttcttcatgcTGATCAACCTGGGCGTGGACTCCACG TTCGGCGGACTGGAGACAGTCATCACATCCCTGAGTGATGAGTACCCGCGGGTGTTGCGGCGACACCGGGAGCTGTTTGTCCTGGGGCTGATGATTGTCTGCTACACCGGAGCGCTGGTCACCACCACTAAC GGCGGTGTGTTGGTGGTTCACCTGATGGACACGTTTGCTGCAAACACGTCAATCACCATCGTGGTGCTACTGGAGGTCACCATCGTCTGCTGGATATACG GGACGGACCGTTTGTCGTGTGAGATGAGGGAGATGATGGGGACCAAGCCTGCCTTGCCATGGCGGATCTGCTGGACCTTCATCTGCCCCATCATACTAGCG ATCACTATTGTGCTGGGGCTGGTGTACTACGAGTCGCCCGTCTATGGAGACTACGTGTACCCCGGCTGGGCAGTGGGGGTGGGCTGGGGCATTACTGGCTCGTCCCTGGTCTGCATCCCTCTGTACGCCATGTACAAGTTCATCATCACCCCGGGAACTCTGCAGCAG